A genomic stretch from Dehalococcoidales bacterium includes:
- the ftsZ gene encoding cell division protein FtsZ, with the protein MARTTFAPNPVKIKVIGLGGGGCNAVTRMVRQDIKGVEFIAMNTDAQALAITEAPLRVQLGDKLVRGLGVGGDHMQGQKAAEESKDEIREYISGADMVFITAGMGGGTGTGAASVIAEVAKQSGALTIAVVTRPFTFEGAHRAQVANDGIARLLDKVVDTLIIIPNDRLLELCDHKTGVDEAFRMADDVLSHGVQAIAQVITVPGMINLDFADVKAVMKDAGPAWMSIGKGTGQHRAADAAKEALESPLLDVSVGGSRGVLFNVVGSDDLTLFEVNEAAEIIKAAVDPEANIIFGVVHDPTMDKEIKITLIATGFTNKIDLPGDNKDDEITEFLKECKSEDQLDIPAFLRRPLYNQRRAPAQSTTTPHPTTHPLFR; encoded by the coding sequence ATGGCGAGAACTACCTTTGCCCCCAATCCTGTCAAGATTAAGGTCATCGGTCTCGGTGGCGGTGGTTGCAACGCAGTAACCCGCATGGTAAGGCAGGATATTAAGGGCGTAGAATTTATTGCCATGAATACCGATGCTCAGGCCTTGGCTATCACTGAAGCCCCGCTCCGTGTCCAGCTTGGCGATAAGCTGGTACGAGGGTTGGGTGTGGGTGGTGACCATATGCAGGGGCAGAAAGCGGCTGAGGAAAGCAAAGACGAAATCAGGGAGTACATCTCCGGGGCGGACATGGTGTTTATCACCGCCGGCATGGGTGGTGGCACCGGTACGGGGGCTGCTTCTGTAATAGCCGAGGTTGCTAAGCAGAGTGGAGCACTGACGATTGCCGTGGTCACACGCCCGTTCACCTTCGAGGGTGCACATCGTGCCCAAGTGGCCAACGACGGCATTGCCCGACTTCTGGACAAGGTGGTTGATACCCTGATAATTATTCCCAATGACCGCTTACTGGAGCTTTGCGACCATAAGACGGGCGTAGATGAGGCCTTCAGGATGGCGGACGATGTACTCAGCCACGGTGTTCAGGCAATCGCCCAGGTAATCACCGTACCCGGGATGATAAACCTGGACTTTGCCGACGTTAAGGCGGTGATGAAAGACGCCGGGCCTGCCTGGATGTCTATCGGTAAGGGGACAGGACAGCACCGTGCGGCTGATGCCGCCAAAGAAGCCCTGGAAAGCCCCTTGCTGGACGTCTCCGTGGGTGGTTCCAGAGGTGTGCTGTTCAACGTGGTGGGCAGCGACGACCTAACCCTCTTCGAGGTTAACGAGGCCGCCGAGATAATCAAGGCGGCAGTGGACCCCGAGGCCAACATCATCTTCGGCGTGGTCCACGACCCCACAATGGACAAGGAGATAAAGATAACGCTCATCGCCACCGGCTTCACCAACAAGATAGATTTGCCGGGAGACAATAAGGACGATGAGATCACCGAGTTCCTGAAGGAATGTAAGAGCGAAGACCAGCTCGATATTCCTGCCTTCCTGCGTCGCCCTCTCTACAACCAGCGGCGCGCTCCTGCGCAGTCGACTACTACGCCTCACCCGACCACACATCCCCTCTTCCGCTAG
- a CDS encoding carbon monoxide dehydrogenase accessory protein CooC: protein MKIAISGKGGVGKTLLASLLSRAFTAAGYSVLAIDADPDANLAANLGFPQPEEITPVSKLEDLIEERTGARPGQSGFFFKLNPRVDDIPETYAVEHDGIRLMVMGRIKRGGTGCYCAEGVLLQALLSHLLLQRDEVVIVDMEAGIEHLSRGTARAVDRLIIVVELGRRSIETARRIRGLAEDIGVNNIAVVGNKIHNQSDREFITSSLPDMAFLGFIPYDQALVDADLANRPIHESSPQISARIGEIYQALISGAQVSGTARQ, encoded by the coding sequence ATGAAGATTGCTATCAGTGGCAAAGGGGGAGTGGGGAAGACATTGCTAGCTTCCCTGCTTTCCAGAGCATTTACTGCGGCTGGCTACTCGGTGTTGGCGATAGATGCCGACCCTGATGCTAATCTGGCCGCGAACCTTGGCTTTCCACAACCAGAGGAGATAACGCCTGTCTCCAAGCTCGAGGACCTTATTGAAGAAAGGACCGGAGCACGACCCGGCCAGTCAGGCTTCTTCTTTAAGCTGAATCCCAGGGTTGATGATATTCCCGAGACCTATGCCGTCGAGCATGACGGGATAAGACTGATGGTGATGGGGCGGATAAAGCGGGGAGGTACCGGCTGCTACTGCGCCGAGGGCGTTCTGCTGCAAGCCCTGCTCAGCCACCTGCTGCTACAGAGAGACGAGGTGGTTATCGTTGACATGGAAGCCGGGATAGAGCACCTCTCCCGGGGAACCGCAAGAGCGGTCGACAGGCTGATTATCGTGGTTGAACTGGGCAGGCGAAGCATTGAAACAGCTCGCCGCATACGTGGGCTGGCCGAGGACATCGGGGTGAATAATATCGCCGTAGTCGGTAATAAAATCCACAATCAGTCGGACAGGGAGTTTATCACTTCCAGTTTACCCGATATGGCGTTTCTCGGTTTTATTCCTTATGACCAGGCATTGGTAGACGCAGACCTGGCTAACCGTCCCATTCACGAATCAAGCCCGCAGATTTCCGCCCGTATAGGTGAGATTTATCAGGCTTTGATATCTGGTGCTCAAGTATCAGGTACTGCCAGGCAGTAA
- the nrdR gene encoding transcriptional regulator NrdR: MNCPYCGYHDSRVMDSREVNEGIRRRRQCLGCGARFTTYERIQPVSLFVIKKDNRREVFNREKMLSGMRKACEKRPLPTDVVDRLADEIEAELYNSGRAEIPGTMIGDAVMRRLKGLDHIAYIRFASVYREFADITALKQEIDTLMGDEVEVTPPSTQLPLMPDEGAGVGARGPQGSEK; this comes from the coding sequence ATGAACTGTCCCTATTGCGGTTATCATGATTCGCGGGTGATGGATTCGCGCGAGGTAAATGAAGGAATACGTCGGCGTCGTCAGTGCCTCGGTTGCGGAGCGCGTTTCACCACCTATGAGCGTATTCAGCCGGTAAGCCTGTTTGTTATCAAGAAGGATAACCGGCGCGAGGTATTTAATCGGGAGAAGATGTTGAGTGGTATGCGTAAAGCCTGCGAGAAACGACCACTGCCGACCGATGTGGTGGACAGACTGGCGGATGAAATTGAGGCCGAACTGTACAATTCAGGAAGGGCGGAGATACCCGGTACGATGATTGGTGATGCGGTAATGAGGCGGTTGAAGGGTCTGGACCATATTGCCTACATCCGTTTCGCCAGTGTCTACCGTGAGTTTGCCGATATCACTGCTCTGAAGCAGGAAATTGACACTCTGATGGGTGATGAGGTCGAGGTAACGCCACCGAGTACCCAGTTGCCGCTGATGCCTGATGAGGGAGCGGGGGTGGGAGCGAGAGGACCTCAGGGGAGTGAGAAATGA
- the rsmH gene encoding 16S rRNA (cytosine(1402)-N(4))-methyltransferase RsmH: MASTHLPVLVKEAIQGLAVRPGGRYVDCTIGGGGHAVAILEHSSPGGQLLGLDADPEAVSIARGRLETYRDAVLIANENFVRLRSVCDEYDFYPVHGILFDLGLSSLQLASNARGFSFQRESALDMRLSPEQETTAEDIVNTLTEDELANLLWTYGEEARSHRIARRIVEERPVRTTFQLARIVELAVGGRRGRIHPATKTFQALRIAVNRELQNLESVLEQAVGLLGFEGRLAVISYHSLEDRIVKRFMQRESRDCICPPGIPRCVCGHTASIRMVNRKVIRPSPDEVQLNPRSRSARLRVAERLAAREENQWTDSENIGGIPGFPDN, from the coding sequence ATGGCATCGACTCATCTGCCGGTACTGGTGAAGGAAGCTATCCAGGGGTTGGCAGTCCGGCCCGGAGGGCGCTATGTAGACTGCACCATTGGTGGTGGCGGACACGCCGTCGCGATTCTGGAACACAGCTCGCCCGGTGGACAGCTCCTCGGTCTCGATGCTGACCCTGAGGCAGTGAGTATCGCCCGGGGCAGGCTGGAGACCTATCGTGATGCCGTACTGATTGCCAACGAGAACTTCGTCAGACTCCGCTCCGTCTGTGACGAGTATGATTTCTATCCGGTACACGGAATACTTTTTGACCTTGGACTGTCTTCCTTACAGCTGGCCAGTAATGCCCGAGGGTTCAGCTTTCAGCGTGAATCGGCGCTGGATATGCGTTTGAGCCCTGAGCAGGAGACTACAGCGGAGGATATTGTCAACACACTCACGGAGGACGAGCTTGCCAACCTGCTTTGGACATACGGTGAGGAAGCTCGCAGTCACCGGATAGCGCGCCGTATCGTGGAGGAGCGGCCTGTACGGACAACTTTTCAGCTTGCCAGAATAGTCGAGCTTGCCGTCGGCGGTCGGAGGGGCAGAATCCACCCGGCAACGAAGACATTCCAGGCACTGCGTATTGCAGTCAACCGGGAACTGCAGAACCTGGAGAGCGTGCTGGAGCAGGCCGTTGGCCTTCTGGGATTCGAGGGCAGGCTGGCTGTCATCAGCTACCATTCACTGGAGGACCGCATCGTTAAGCGGTTCATGCAGAGGGAATCGCGGGACTGTATCTGCCCGCCGGGTATACCGAGGTGTGTTTGCGGACACACCGCCAGTATAAGGATGGTCAACAGGAAGGTGATTAGACCTTCTCCAGATGAGGTCCAGCTGAATCCGCGCAGTCGCAGCGCCAGGTTGAGGGTTGCCGAGCGCCTGGCTGCACGGGAGGAGAATCAGTGGACCGACTCGGAGAATATTGGAGGAATACCAGGCTTTCCTGATAACTGA
- the mraZ gene encoding division/cell wall cluster transcriptional repressor MraZ, with protein MFLGEFEYRIDEKGRVPIPPRFRKDLVEGVVLKPGLDTCIAGYGLAEWAKEAERIASATMSASKRRRLGRAMFATAYNLTLDGQGRISLPPALRQYAQVGDELIVIGVNTHFELWNKELWEAERTLSLEQSWQIMEGLEEH; from the coding sequence ATGTTTCTTGGTGAGTTCGAATACAGGATTGACGAAAAGGGCAGGGTGCCCATTCCACCCAGGTTCCGTAAGGACCTGGTAGAGGGAGTGGTACTGAAGCCCGGGCTCGACACGTGTATTGCTGGTTACGGACTGGCAGAGTGGGCGAAAGAGGCGGAGAGAATCGCCTCTGCTACCATGTCCGCCAGCAAGCGGAGAAGACTGGGCCGGGCTATGTTCGCCACTGCCTACAACCTTACTCTGGATGGACAGGGCAGGATATCCCTGCCACCTGCCCTGCGGCAGTATGCTCAGGTCGGTGATGAACTCATTGTTATCGGAGTCAATACGCACTTCGAACTCTGGAACAAGGAGCTATGGGAGGCAGAGAGGACTCTCAGCCTGGAGCAATCCTGGCAGATAATGGAGGGTCTGGAGGAACATTGA
- the ftsA gene encoding cell division protein FtsA, translating into MSKWNTISAIDVGTTKVCTIVAETNENGLMRVAGVGLAPSAGLHKGLVVNISDAKDSIRESVRKAEQASGYQIESAYVGVTGRHISARNNRGVVAITRNDRLVRSDDLKRVLQTAQTVKVPSDERLLHLIPRNYTVDGQEGVKNPVGMHGFRLDVETHVITAAVSSVQNLVKCIRGVGVDIEDLVFEPLASSEAVLSEDEKQVGVVMADIGGGTTDISVFKDGSIWHSAILPVAGYQFTRDIAIGLGLPFEVAEEMKRKYGTVMPVHEDKPQTDAIAQNGHNISYQSLCDIIRARVDELIRLIALELPRAEFETLVPAGLVLTGGSSNLAGIDVLGREILGVPVRVGGPVGIYGISDVLHNPAYATSVGLLLWGMKPRSVTNWRSRSVAGSFRNLVFRIRGLFH; encoded by the coding sequence ATGAGTAAGTGGAATACTATATCCGCTATCGATGTTGGTACCACCAAGGTCTGCACCATAGTTGCTGAGACCAACGAAAATGGTCTTATGCGCGTGGCTGGTGTGGGACTTGCTCCGTCCGCAGGATTACACAAGGGACTGGTGGTCAATATCAGTGATGCCAAGGACTCAATCCGTGAATCCGTGAGAAAGGCCGAGCAGGCCAGCGGCTATCAGATTGAGTCAGCCTACGTTGGAGTTACCGGACGGCACATTAGTGCCCGCAACAACCGGGGTGTAGTCGCCATCACTCGTAATGATAGGCTGGTCCGCTCCGATGACCTCAAACGGGTCCTGCAGACTGCCCAGACTGTAAAAGTCCCCAGTGACGAAAGACTGCTCCATCTTATCCCGCGTAACTATACCGTTGATGGGCAGGAGGGGGTCAAAAACCCGGTAGGCATGCACGGGTTCCGACTGGACGTAGAGACACACGTTATCACTGCTGCCGTGTCCTCCGTCCAGAACCTGGTCAAGTGCATCCGTGGCGTAGGGGTTGATATCGAAGACCTCGTGTTCGAGCCCCTGGCCAGCAGCGAGGCAGTGTTGAGCGAGGATGAGAAACAAGTCGGAGTCGTCATGGCTGACATTGGCGGCGGCACCACAGATATTTCCGTCTTCAAGGACGGCAGCATCTGGCACAGCGCCATACTGCCTGTGGCCGGCTACCAGTTTACCAGGGATATCGCTATCGGTCTTGGCCTGCCCTTCGAGGTGGCCGAAGAAATGAAACGGAAGTACGGCACCGTGATGCCGGTGCACGAAGACAAGCCACAGACCGATGCCATAGCCCAGAATGGTCACAACATTTCCTACCAGAGCCTGTGTGACATAATCCGCGCCAGAGTAGATGAGCTCATCAGGCTTATCGCGCTCGAACTGCCGCGTGCCGAGTTCGAGACACTGGTACCTGCCGGTCTTGTGCTCACCGGTGGCAGCTCGAACCTTGCCGGTATAGATGTCCTGGGTCGAGAGATACTCGGAGTCCCGGTGCGGGTAGGCGGGCCGGTCGGCATATATGGCATCTCAGATGTCCTGCACAACCCGGCCTATGCCACCAGTGTTGGTCTACTGCTCTGGGGAATGAAACCCAGGAGTGTGACGAACTGGAGGTCACGCAGCGTTGCAGGAAGCTTCCGGAACCTGGTCTTTCGCATAAGGGGCCTGTTCCACTAG